The following DNA comes from Terriglobia bacterium.
CGCGCGCGTTTTTCGCCGGGGATTCGATCCTGTGGAAGTCCAACCCGGAGCGACGCTCGACCCGTACATCCATTTGACGGGGCTTTCATGAGGACCCGGACCACAGTGCTGCTCAGCCGGCAGGAGACGGCCGATCTTCTCTCTTTGGAGGAGTGCATTGCCGCCGTCGAGCGGGCCTTCAAATGGCACGGCGAGGGGCGGGCCCGGCCTCCGGGAATTCTGAGCGTTCCTTCCGGGGAAGGCGCCTTCCATATCAAGGCCGGGCTGCTCGAGATTTCGGGGAAGAAGTATTTCGCGGCTAAAACGAATGGGAACTTCTTTCGAAATAGCCAACGCTTTGACTTGCCCAATATCGTTGGAACGATCGTCCTCTGCGACGGTGAAAACGGCCACCCGCTGGCGATCATGGATTCCATCGAAATCACCATTCAACGAACCGGGGCAGCCACGGCCGTCGCCGCAAAACATCTTTCCCGCCACCCATCCAGGGTCGCCGTCATTTGCGGTTGCGGAAATCAGGGACGGGTTCAACTTCGCGCCATCTCCAAGGTGCGGTCAATCGAAAGGGCTTTTGCCTATGATTCGGACAAAGCTACGGCAGACCGGTTTTGCACGGACATGTCCCGGGAGCTGGGGTTTGACGTCATGCCGACCCGAGATCTGGCAGAAGCCGTTCCCCAGAGCGATATCTGTGTCACCTGCACGCCGTCAACAGAGTACTTCTTGAAAAAGGAATATGTGTCGCCGGGCACTTTTGTCGCCGCCGTGGGCGCTGACAGCGAACACAAACAGGAACTTGATCCGGCGCTCATGAGCTCCGCAAAAATCGTGGCCGATGTTTTGGAACAGTCTGCCACGATTGGGGACCTCCATCATGCCATCGAAGGCGGATGGGTCACCCGGGCGAGCGTCCATGCGGAGTTGGGGGAGATTGTCGCCGGGAAGAAGCCAGGCCGCACTGCCGACGACGAGATCATCATTTTTGACAGCACGGGAATGGCGCTGCAGGATGTTGCGGCGGCCGCCGCAATTTATGATAAAGCTGTTGCCCGGGGCCGAGGAACGCGGTTCGACTTCTCGACCTAGAGGGGCTTCCCCTCCCTCTTCCCTCGATCCAATGACCGAATTGATCAATCCCAAGAATCGTGAGGCCTCCCAAGAAGCCCCGCTCCATTCCTTCCTGTTTTATTTTCTTCGCCTGGGCGCCCTGGGATTCGGCGGGCCCATTGCGCTGGTCGGCTACATGCAACGCGACCTGGTCGAAGGGCGGCGATGGATTTCCAGGGACGACTTTCTCGAAGGATTGGCCCTTGCCCAGCTGGCGCCCGGCCCTTTGGCCGCCCAGCTCGCAATCTATCTGGGATACCTCCGCGCCGGATTCTGGGGCGCGACGCTGGTTGGATTTGCGTTCATTCTGCCTTCATTCCTGATGGTGCTCGGGCTGTCGGCGGCCTACGTCCGCTATGGCGGTCTGCCCTGGATGCAGGCCTTGTTTTACGGGATCGGCGCCGCGGTGATTGGGATTATCACCCGGTCAGCAGCAAAGCTGATCAAGTCCAGCCTGGGAAGTGACCCGCTGTTGTGGATCATCTTCAGTGTCCTTGCGGTCTCGACGGCCGTCACGGGAAAGGAAATCATCTGGCTGTTCCTGTTGGGGGGATTGATTCCCCTGTTTATCCGAATATTCAGGGAACGCACCGCAGGACGGTCTCTTCCCAGACTCACCCTGGTGCTGACCGTTGGCGCGTTACCACTCACCAACCGGTTCTTCGAGATCTTTTTGTACTTTTCAAAAGCCGGGCTCTTTGTGTTTGGGAGCGGACTGGCAATTGTCCCGTTTCTTTATGGGGGGGTGGTTCAACAGCACCACTGGCTTAATGATCGACAATTTATTGATGCCGTGGCCGTGGCCATGATCACCCCTGGACCGGTTGTCATTACGGTCGCCTTTATCGGCTACCTGGTCGGCGGTCTGGCAGGCGCCACCGCGGCGGCGCTAGGCGTCTTCCTGCCAGTTTATCTCGTGGTGGTGATCCTGGGACCCTACTACAAGGCCATCTCCAAAGACCCCCGCGTCTCTGCCTTCGCAAAGGGGGTTACGGCCGCCGCGGTCGGGGCGATTGCCGGGGCGGTCGTTGTTCTCGCCCGCCGTTCCCTCCATGACCTCCCTACCGTCGCCATCGGTGTCGGGACCCTGATTCTTTTACTGCGTTGGAAAATCCCGGAACCGTTGATCATCCTCGCCGCTGCTCTGCTGGGCCTCGCACTTTATCGGGGATAAGAGCCGGCACTCGGGGCAAATTTTCCAATGCGGCCCTCCTCTTCTCTCTTCTTGTTGCAATATCGGCGAGAAGACTATAGACTTCGAACCGTTCTGTTCCATGTCAAGGGGGCAGGAACGCGTTCAGGAGAAAGGCGAGTCTCGCAAATTCTTCCTCTCAGCACTTATTCGAGCAGAGCGCTCATTTCACGCGCCGATGAACCCGGTCCATAATTCTCCGGAAACCCTAGCCCCCTTCCCCTCGTAGAGAGACTAGCCAAGGAGTCGCTGCGGTCGGGCCGGCCAGCATGAAATCCACCGGGAATCCATAAGCAAGGGAAGCTCGCTATTCCAACCACGCCACTTGATACAGACTCAATGAACTTTCAAGGGAGAAGACCGCTCCTGCTCTCAAGCCCTCCAGGACTCCCTTATGGAACACACCATTACCTTCCCGTCTCCGGGCTCTCGATTTGCCGTTCTTTCGGCTTAATTCATCTGAAAGGAGTAATTTCATGAGAAAAGCAGTCCGCTCCTTGTTCGTGCTGCTCACCCTGGCGCTGGTTGCGTCGAGCATTCCGTCACTGGCTCAAGCTCCGACAAAACCTCCAGCCAAGGCCGCACCCACGAGCAAAGGAGTCAAGGTTGATTTCAAAGACTTGAAACTCACTAATGGCTTGCGCGTCTTGATCGCGGAGGACCATACCGCCCCGGTCATTTCGTTGGCGGTGACCTACAACACGGGTTCGCGCAACGAGCGCCAGGGCCGCACCGGCTTTGCGCATCTTTTTGAGCACATGATGTTCAAAGGGTCCGAGAATGTCGGAACCGGCGAGCACATGCTTCTCGTGTTCAACAACGGCGGCAATCTGAACGGTTCCACCAATGAGGATCGCACCAATTATTTTGAGGAACTGCCGGCCAACCAGCTCGACCTGGCGCTCTTCCTCGAGGCCGACCGGATGCGTTCGCTCCCCACGGCCATCACCAAGGACAACCTCGACAACCAGCGCAATGCCGTGCAGGAAGAGCGCCGGCTGGGGGTCGACAACCAGCCCTACGGCAAGACCGAGGAAAAATTCCAGGAGACCATGTACGACAACTTCGCCTACAAGCACTCCGTCATCGGCTCCATGGAAGACCTCAACGCCGCGAGCGTGGATGATGTCATCGACTTCTTCCATGTCTATTATGCCCCCAATAACGCCGTCCTGGCGCTGGTGGGAGACTTCAAGACCGACGAGGCCCTGGCCAAGATCAAGAAGTATTTTGAAACCATCCCCTCCCATGCCGCTCCGCCCCCGGTCGATTCCACGGAGCCGGAACAGACGGCGGAACGCCGTTTCTCCATGGAGGATCAGCTGGCACGACTCCCGCAGCTCTCCATCGGCTACAAAGGGTTCGTCGGCAACACCCCGGATTTTTATGCTATGCAGGTGCTGAACCAGGCCCTCGCCAGTGGCCAGAGCTCACGGCTTTATCAAATTCTCGTCAAGGACAAAGAACTGGTCGCGAACATCTTCGGATTTGTGCGAGAGATGCGCGGACCCGGTTACTACCAACTCACCGCGACCCTGAAGCCCACCACGAAGTTCGAGGATGTGGAAGCCGTCATCAATGAACAGATCGTGAAGTTACAGCAGGAACCCATCGCGGATTGGGAGCTCCAGAAAGCCAAGAACTCGGCGCGTCGTTTCTCCGTCCAGGCGCTTCAAAGTACGCTCGGCGTCGCCATCCGTCTCAGCCAGTACGGGGTCTATTACAACGATCCGGGCCTGATCAATTCCCAGTTTGAAAAAGTCGATGCGGTGACCAAAGCGGACGTGCAGCGAGTGGCCAACAAGTATTTGAAGGTAACCAATCGAACCGTCGCCCAAACCGTACCCAAACCCAAAGCCGCCGGCTCGCCGGCCGGCATGGGACGCTAAGAGAGGAGATCATAAAATCATGAACCGAATCATCTCAATACTGCGTCGGGCAATGTGGGCGGCAGGCGTCGGAACAATGGCCTGCTCACTCGCTTTGGCTCAGCAGTCGATGCCCCCCCAATCGGTCAAGGGCGCCGTCGTCAAAGGCAAGGCACCGGTCAGCAGTGAAGTCTTAAAAGTCAAGCTCCCTAAGCCCATGGAGAAGAAGCTGAGCAATGGGCTTCAAGTGATTGTGCTTGAAAATCACAAGCTGCCGACCTTCAACATGCAGATGGTCATTTTGTCGGGCGGGTTCTCAGACCCCTCGGGCAAGCCCGGACTTGCGCAGGGCACCGCCACTATGCTGCGTGAAGGGACTAAAACCCGGACGAGCAAACAAATTGCCGAGCAGATCGACTCCCTGGGTGCAACTCTCACGGCCAACGCCAGTTTGTCTTCGATCACGAGCACGGTTTCAGCATCGGGCTTGACCGACAATCTGGACGGGGTGATGGAACTGTTTGCAGACGTCATTCTGAATCCCAATTTTCCGGCCGATGAATTCACCAAATTGAAGACCCGCATGATGGCCCAGCTCCGGCAGGCTCGTTCTCAGCCAGGCTTCCTGGCCGCCGAAATGTTCTCGAAAGCGATGTACGGCGAACATCCGGCCGGACGCATCTTCCCAACCCCGGAGGTCATTCAGAGCCTGACGCCCGAGATGCTGGCCCAGTTCCACGCCGCCTATTACCGGCCCAACAATGCGATTTTCGCGATTGTGGGCGATGTCAAGCCGGACGAGGTGGTTGCCAAGCTTGAAAAGGCTTTTGCTGCTTGGAAGCCTGCCGACGTGCCGAAGACTGTGATTCCCAAGGCCGGCGAACCCGGCGCGGCGAAGATCCGCCTGGTTGACCGGCCGGGCTCGGTCCAAACGAATCTTCTCGTCGGGGATCTGACCATCGAGCGAACCGATCCTGATTTCTGCCCCCTCGAAGTGATGAACCGGGTGATCGGCGGTGGACCCAGTGGTCGGCTGTTTATGAATCTGCGTGAGGACAAGGGGTATACCTACGGGGCGTACAGCAATGTCAGTGCGTTCAAGTATCGCGGAGTCTTCCAGGCCAACACCGAGGTCCGCACCAACGTGACCGACGGAGCCATGAAGGAGCTGATG
Coding sequences within:
- a CDS encoding ornithine cyclodeaminase family protein, whose amino-acid sequence is MRTRTTVLLSRQETADLLSLEECIAAVERAFKWHGEGRARPPGILSVPSGEGAFHIKAGLLEISGKKYFAAKTNGNFFRNSQRFDLPNIVGTIVLCDGENGHPLAIMDSIEITIQRTGAATAVAAKHLSRHPSRVAVICGCGNQGRVQLRAISKVRSIERAFAYDSDKATADRFCTDMSRELGFDVMPTRDLAEAVPQSDICVTCTPSTEYFLKKEYVSPGTFVAAVGADSEHKQELDPALMSSAKIVADVLEQSATIGDLHHAIEGGWVTRASVHAELGEIVAGKKPGRTADDEIIIFDSTGMALQDVAAAAAIYDKAVARGRGTRFDFST
- a CDS encoding chromate transporter: MTELINPKNREASQEAPLHSFLFYFLRLGALGFGGPIALVGYMQRDLVEGRRWISRDDFLEGLALAQLAPGPLAAQLAIYLGYLRAGFWGATLVGFAFILPSFLMVLGLSAAYVRYGGLPWMQALFYGIGAAVIGIITRSAAKLIKSSLGSDPLLWIIFSVLAVSTAVTGKEIIWLFLLGGLIPLFIRIFRERTAGRSLPRLTLVLTVGALPLTNRFFEIFLYFSKAGLFVFGSGLAIVPFLYGGVVQQHHWLNDRQFIDAVAVAMITPGPVVITVAFIGYLVGGLAGATAAALGVFLPVYLVVVILGPYYKAISKDPRVSAFAKGVTAAAVGAIAGAVVVLARRSLHDLPTVAIGVGTLILLLRWKIPEPLIILAAALLGLALYRG
- a CDS encoding insulinase family protein, whose product is MNRIISILRRAMWAAGVGTMACSLALAQQSMPPQSVKGAVVKGKAPVSSEVLKVKLPKPMEKKLSNGLQVIVLENHKLPTFNMQMVILSGGFSDPSGKPGLAQGTATMLREGTKTRTSKQIAEQIDSLGATLTANASLSSITSTVSASGLTDNLDGVMELFADVILNPNFPADEFTKLKTRMMAQLRQARSQPGFLAAEMFSKAMYGEHPAGRIFPTPEVIQSLTPEMLAQFHAAYYRPNNAIFAIVGDVKPDEVVAKLEKAFAAWKPADVPKTVIPKAGEPGAAKIRLVDRPGSVQTNLLVGDLTIERTDPDFCPLEVMNRVIGGGPSGRLFMNLREDKGYTYGAYSNVSAFKYRGVFQANTEVRTNVTDGAMKELMYEIKRLRDEKVPATEFENAKRAIIGGFALELESPQRVLQNIITQKLYNLPADYWDTFPQKIAAVSVEDVQRVAKKYLDFDHQQVVAVGDAKQIEEPLKKYGAIEVYDTEGKLKPAGQ
- a CDS encoding insulinase family protein, producing MRKAVRSLFVLLTLALVASSIPSLAQAPTKPPAKAAPTSKGVKVDFKDLKLTNGLRVLIAEDHTAPVISLAVTYNTGSRNERQGRTGFAHLFEHMMFKGSENVGTGEHMLLVFNNGGNLNGSTNEDRTNYFEELPANQLDLALFLEADRMRSLPTAITKDNLDNQRNAVQEERRLGVDNQPYGKTEEKFQETMYDNFAYKHSVIGSMEDLNAASVDDVIDFFHVYYAPNNAVLALVGDFKTDEALAKIKKYFETIPSHAAPPPVDSTEPEQTAERRFSMEDQLARLPQLSIGYKGFVGNTPDFYAMQVLNQALASGQSSRLYQILVKDKELVANIFGFVREMRGPGYYQLTATLKPTTKFEDVEAVINEQIVKLQQEPIADWELQKAKNSARRFSVQALQSTLGVAIRLSQYGVYYNDPGLINSQFEKVDAVTKADVQRVANKYLKVTNRTVAQTVPKPKAAGSPAGMGR